GAACCCGGGGAAGCCGGGGATTAAATTCACACCTCGCTCAAGGCAAGCCTTTGGAAATGGTGCACAATACAAGCGTGCAAAAGATGGCTTCCCACTTCTCGTTTCTATACGAACCGGCATTTTATCATAAATACAACCGAGAAAAAAAACTGAGCGCTGCCTCCTCTTCAAAAAGCACACGTTTAAGAAAACAGACGCCTACAATTTATTGCAAGCATTCGTTAACAGCTCTAGGTATGCAACAAACATTCAAAATTGTACAAAGTCTGGCTTTACACCAGCTGCTTCAGAGCATTATGACAGATGAAGCCCACATGTACTTAACCACGCacatttcagaagttatttttacaaagaaaaatgagcaaaattaTCCCAACTATATGTCAGCATCTATATTTTAGTACCAGATTTTGGGCAAATGCTGTTGGTAGACTGatgttctgaaaattttcaaatatacCAAGTCCTGTGATGCACAAAAATAGGTGCGCTTTTTAGAGCATTACTCATAATAGCAAGCCATTACCAAAGCCAGTGCTATAAATGTTTCCGTTTCATATTTAGCTGAAACCCAACTGTCTCTTTGAACATCCCAAACCCATCTGCTGGCAAcctaaaggaaagaaaagataaagccATTTGTGAGATTATATATAGCAcaatttttatactttaaataACACGTGCATTACATAAATGCTGACATAATTGCATTATGAGAGCCACAAGTAGTAAAAGCAACTGCAAAATGacagtgaaaatgaacaaatgctatctgatatgaaaatatatattcttgcTTCACATTAAAGCTCCCACCCCGGTTGACCCAGAAACATCTACACCAAAAACTCAGCTCTGTCATGTTCACTTGTTACCACTTTAGCATACTGTAACAGCATCCCTTCAAACATGACATCGACAGACACCATTTCTGGCAACAAATCCAAGTAAAAAGTGATTGCCACTTCCACCTCTACCAGTATACTTATGACTATTTACTGGGCTCtcatttttttggtaaaattcttctgaaagctAACGTGTAAATTCactgctaaaataaatataatcttcaagagaaaaaaaaaaaagttaatttggaACATTTCAGTAATCCATCTTTCTCCTACAGCTCTACACCCATATAGTACGAATTAGGAAGCAATGTACTGCACCACGGCTCCAGGAAAAGTGAGTAGATGTAGGACCTTCATAGACTAGCCTCAGACAGAATCCCTTCAAACAGTATTTCACAGAAGCCATTAAGAACAAGGTATGACTTCACCTGAGCAAAACACCAGGTTTTAACACCAGCTGCAGTTCAACTACTACAAGTGTTTTCTAATTCTCAGCAAGAGACCAAAAAGTGTGCTGAAGGCCGAAGAGAGCTTGCGACACATGTAAATTATCACACAACACAGGAAAATTGCAGTCaaataaatagttttgttttggttgtacCAAGTTCAGGTCACTGTTGTCCCAGGTGTAGTCCCGGGAGTATCCATTTGGTGGCAGCTCCAGTTAAAACAGTTTCCACTCCTTTCCTTGGCACCTATTCCTTCCCGTATCACCCCCTGGCACAACTGCACTGCATTTTACGCTGACATTTGATGACCTAACTGGAGATCAAACGTCTCTAGaaatagaggaggaaaaaaatattcactgatGTCATGCAATTGTACTGGCACAGCACACAGTGGAAATAACCGGTTGatagagaaaaacagcatgGGCTCCTTACCACTGTTACTgaactcaaaacaaaacaaacaaacaaaaaacaacctaaaCTAAACACACACCTTAACAGGGTTAGtcagaaacacagcagtgcCTTTGTCACCTAGTATACTACTTCCCTAAGGAACCTAAAAGCTCCAAGACTACTTCATGTTACATTGCTCCATGTGGATTAATGCCTAGGAGATAACATACACTcctaaaaattactttcaattTGCAAAAGGTATTAAGAATAATTCGTTTGCTCACATGTATGGCTTGACCTGCCTTTTCCACAATTAGCACTGATACCACGTACTTATAACGGTCAAAGCCCATTTCCTTCGTAGCTGTTAATATCTCTTCAGAGATTGAAGCACACAAGGAGGGACTAGAAACTGCATCATATTTGTCTTGTTGAAGTTTATTCtatcaaaaacaattttgaaagatCTTAGTTTTCATCCAGGTAGTTCTTTGCAAGAAACTTTTACAGgtattttcattagaaaaaataaggagTAGAATAGACTGTAAAATATAGCTGCTCCTCTcaaacagcaaaagctgcactatttttaatatgaaatgctTTATCTATTTTTTGAAAGTTACAATTACACATATACAGCCAATCTCATTTCAACAAACAGGGATGTATTATTCTCCAGTACTTAGGCTCAGTTCACTGGAAAATAGTTCTACAAATACCTGTTCCATATATTGAAGGCCTGTCC
The Cygnus olor isolate bCygOlo1 chromosome 3, bCygOlo1.pri.v2, whole genome shotgun sequence genome window above contains:
- the DYNLT2 gene encoding dynein light chain Tctex-type protein 2, whose product is MKGKRKQSIYEPLAPLEEEYFSDSTKTRRLPFRASRAKIKYANTYRLESYNKFRDYLVRDKAQAILTNKLQQDKYDAVSSPSLCASISEEILTATKEMGFDRYKYVVSVLIVEKAGQAIHVASRWVWDVQRDSWVSAKYETETFIALALVMACYYE